Proteins encoded in a region of the Orcinus orca chromosome X, mOrcOrc1.1, whole genome shotgun sequence genome:
- the LOC101282836 gene encoding THO complex subunit 7 homolog, whose protein sequence is MTDDEVIRKRLLIDGEGAGDDERINLLVKSFIKWCYSGAQEEGYSQYQQMLSTLSQCELSMGKTLLVYNMNLKEVENYEKTYKEIEGNIAGAHEKIAEFKKQILQAKQIRKNRQEYDALAKAIQRHPDRHETLKEIEALGKELEHLSRVKQSVEDKLELRRKQFHVLFTTIHELQQALENDEKLSEVEAAQETSMGTDPKP, encoded by the coding sequence ATGACCGACGACGAAGTCATACGGAAGCGTCTCCTAATCGACGGAGAGGGTGCTGGAGATGATGAGAGAATTAATCTGCTAGTGAAAAGTTTCATTAAATGGTGCTACTCTGGAGCCCAGGAAGAGGGGTACAGCCAGTACCAACAAATGCTGAGCACACTGTCCCAATGTGAACTTTCAATGGGCAAAACTTTGCTGGTATATAATATGAATCTCAAAGAAgtggaaaattatgaaaaaactTACAAAGAAATAGAAGGTAACATTGCTGGAGCACATGAAAAAATTGCTGAGTTCAAAAAGCAAATTCTTCAAGCAAAACAAATACGAAAAAATCGCCAAGAATATGATGCATTGGCAAAAGCGATCCAGCGTCATCCAGACAGGCATGAGACATTAAAGGAAATAGAGGCTCTGGGAAAAGAATTAGAGCATCTTTCACGTGTTAAACAAAGTGTTGAAGATAAGCTAGAATTGAGAAGAAAACAGTTTCACGTTCTTTTTACTACCATCCACGAACTTCAGCAAGCACTGGAAAATGATGAAAAGCTCTCAGAGGTAGAAGCAGCTCAAGAAACAAGCATGGGAACTGATCCTAAACCATAG